From Astyanax mexicanus isolate ESR-SI-001 chromosome 16, AstMex3_surface, whole genome shotgun sequence, one genomic window encodes:
- the abhd8b gene encoding protein ABHD8, translated as MLTSFVDGIFCCLTGKSANVVVPIETSEPADGFEFVEVKPGRVLRVRHIIPDRPVVEEPGGEGGSVSCKRKITVYRNGQLLIENVSEATHPELVRCQNGDSTVEMEDLETRQAVDSNAVVPQEQPQRRRRKPKRTVMIDCERKITRCKETHPDVALFFIHGVGGSLDIWGGQLDFFSQLGYEVIAPDLTGHGASSAPQITAAYTFYALAEDIRIIFKRYAKRRNILIGHSYGVSFCTFLAHEYPEQVHKVVMINGGGPTALEPSLCSIFNLPTCVLHCLSPCLSWSFLMAGFAHQGTKEKKLLKEKNAFNVSSFVLRSMMSGQYWPEGDEVYHAEITVPTLLVHGMYDKFVPIQEDQRMAEILLLGFLKIIDEGSHMVMMECPETVNTLLHEFFLWQPASTSKPKQETALPPTANKTSCSKETARPTTAPKVTTSKPEQDLTRPTTAPKISQEGQK; from the exons ATGTTGACCAGCTTTGTGGATGGAATCTTTTGCTGCTTAACGGGGAAATCTGCCAATGTTGTGGTTCCGATCGAGACGTCTGAGCCTGCGGATGGTTTTGAGTTTGTGGAGGTGAAGCCTGGCAGGGTTCTGCGGGTTCGGCACATCATCCCCGACCGGCCGGTGGTGGAAGAGCCAGGAGGGGAAGGGGGCAGCGTCAGCTGCAAGAGGAAAATCACAGTATATCGCAATGGGCAATTACTGATCGAGAATGTGAGTGAAGCTACACATCCAGAGCTGGTGCGCTGTCAGAATGGAGACAGCACTGTAGAGATGGAGGACTTGGAAACAAGGCAAGCTGTGGATTCCAATGCAGTTGTTCCCCAAGAGCAGCCTCAGCGCAGACGACGCAAacccaagcgcactgtgatgatCGACTGTGAGCGTAAAATCACCCGCTGCAAAGAGACACACCCTGACGTGGCCTTGTTCTTCATACATGGAGTAGGAGGGTCTCTGGACATATGGGGGGGCCAGCTGGACTTCTTCTCTCAGCTCGGCTATGAAGTTATTGCCCCAGACCTCACGGGCCACGGTGCGAGCTCCGCCCCTCAAATCACTGCTGCCTACACTTTTTACGCCCTGGCCGAGGACATACGGATAATATTCAAGAGATATGCAAAACGGAGGAACATTCTCATTGGACATTCATACGg tgTATCATTTTGCACCTTCTTGGCCCATGAATATCCAGAGCAAGTTCACAAAGTAGTGATGATTAACGGTGGTGGCCCCACAGCCCTGGAACCCAGCCTCTGTTCCATCTTTAACCTGCCCACCTGCGTGCTGCACTGTTTGTCGCCGTGCCTGTCTTGGAGCTTCCTCAT GGCTGGATTTGCCCATCAGGggacaaaagaaaagaaactttTGAAAGAGAAAAATGCCTTCAACGTGTCTTCCTTTGTGCTGCGGTCTATGATGAGCGGCCAGTACTGGCCAGAGGGTGATGAAGTCTATCATGCTGAAATCACTGTGCCCACGCTCCTGGTTCATGGCATGTATGACAAGTTTGTGCCAATTCAGGAGGACCAGCGCATGGCAGag ATTCTGCTACTGGGCTTCCTGAAGATCATTGATGAGGGAAGCCACATGGTAATGATGGAATGCCCCGAGACAGTCAATACCCTGCTCCATGAGTTTTTCCTCTGGCAGCCAGCCAGCACCTCAAAACCTAAACAAGAGACTGCACTTCCACCAACCGCTAACAAAACCTCCTGCTCCAAAGAAACAGCAAGGCCAACAACTGCCCCCAAGGTTACCACCTCAAAGCCCGAACAGGACCTGACGAGGCCCACAACTGCCCCAAAGATTAGCCAAGAGGGACAAAAATGA
- the rps15 gene encoding 40S ribosomal protein S15, whose translation MADVEQKKKRTFRKFTYRGVDLDQLLDMSYEQLMQLYCARQRRRLNRGLRRKQQSLLKRLRKAKKEAPPMEKPEVVKTHLRDMVILPEMVGSMVGVYNGKTFNQVEIKPEMIGHYLGEFSITYKPVKHGRPGIGATHSSRFIPLK comes from the exons GCGGACGTTGAGCAGAAGAAGAAGCGTACCTTCAGGAAGTTCACCTACAGAGGTGTGGACCTGGACCAGCTTTTGGACATGTCCTA tgagcagctcatgcAGCTGTACTGCGCTCGCCAGAGGAGGAGGTTGAACCGTGGGCTCAGAAGGAAGCAGCAGTCCCTTCTGAAGCGCCTCCGTAAGGCCAAGAAGGAGGCCCCTCCCATGGAGAAGCCTGAGGTGGTGAAGACCCATTTGAGAGACATGGTCATCCTGCCCGAGATGGTGGGCTCCATGGTCGGCGTGTACAACGGCAAGACCTTCAACCAGGTTGAAATTAAG CCTGAGATGATTGGTCACTACCTTGGAGAGTTCTCCATCACATATAAGCCAGTTAAGCACGGTCGTCCTGGTATTGGAGCCACCCACTCCTCTCGCTTCATTCCTCTGAAGTAA